A genomic window from Leptospira ryugenii includes:
- the cheB gene encoding chemotaxis-specific protein-glutamate methyltransferase CheB yields MKTKVLIIEDNPVVRKFYEKALVHLDFVELVGMATNGEEGLSLLHSKHPDVILCDLNMPVMDGFEFTRRAMEERPTPILIVSDLVQEENETNRYKVLDLGAIDILPKPRAGGNLEWLTSDLERKINILKRVVVFSRKPENKKVKEKNSEHTPFTSIKTNLEKYEIVAIGASTGGPQAYQTIFSQIDKNFALPIVCAQHISEGFTNSLISWLRSYTQIPIQYAKDGDGLNPGEIYFPPDGYHLFVEKKRLRLDPDKGDHRHKPSVDYLFQSIASSYKDKCIAVLLTGMGADGAIGLGQIYKEGGYTIAQDESSSIVYGMPRVAKENGSVTEVLSLDKIASRLLLLGGSRT; encoded by the coding sequence ATGAAAACGAAAGTACTAATTATCGAAGACAACCCCGTTGTTCGTAAATTCTACGAAAAGGCGCTTGTACATTTGGATTTCGTTGAGCTCGTAGGTATGGCTACCAATGGAGAAGAAGGATTAAGTTTATTACACTCAAAACATCCAGATGTCATACTTTGTGATTTAAATATGCCGGTTATGGATGGTTTCGAATTCACAAGAAGAGCTATGGAAGAGAGGCCTACACCGATCCTAATCGTTTCGGACTTGGTACAAGAAGAAAATGAAACCAACCGTTATAAGGTTTTAGATTTAGGAGCCATTGATATTTTACCAAAACCTCGCGCAGGTGGCAATTTAGAATGGCTAACTTCCGATCTGGAAAGAAAGATCAATATTCTTAAACGAGTCGTTGTTTTTTCTAGGAAACCTGAAAACAAAAAAGTTAAAGAAAAAAACTCGGAGCATACTCCCTTTACTTCAATAAAAACAAACTTGGAAAAGTACGAGATCGTTGCGATTGGAGCTTCTACTGGTGGGCCGCAAGCCTACCAAACAATCTTTTCACAAATAGATAAGAACTTTGCTTTACCAATTGTCTGTGCGCAGCACATAAGCGAAGGTTTTACAAATAGTTTAATTTCCTGGTTGCGTTCATATACTCAGATACCCATTCAGTATGCCAAAGATGGAGATGGATTGAATCCAGGTGAAATTTATTTCCCTCCTGATGGCTACCACTTGTTTGTTGAAAAGAAACGCCTTCGTTTGGATCCAGATAAAGGAGATCATAGGCATAAACCTTCTGTTGATTATTTATTCCAATCAATCGCCTCCTCATACAAAGACAAATGTATCGCTGTACTTTTAACGGGAATGGGTGCAGATGGTGCAATCGGACTTGGGCAAATCTACAAAGAAGGTGGTTATACGATCGCACAAGATGAATCATCTTCGATTGTTTACGGGATGCCTCGAGTTGCTAAAGAAAATGGTTCTGTTACCGAAGTATTGAGTTTGGACAAGATAGCTTCTCGGTTACTTTTACTGGGAGGAAGTCGAACATGA
- a CDS encoding adenylate/guanylate cyclase domain-containing protein has translation MSSKILFAEDSTIQGTILKKLLTQRGFEIRWARNGEEGWNILQSFDPAIIISDVEMPILDGYEFCQKVKKDLNFRHIPVVLCSSLSDPEDIMRGIECGANGYITKPYDESFLMYRIESILNNKGIESEDQEPIDVQYAGKNFTINASKMHLMQVLLSIYENTVKKNKELQVTQIELQNKAQELEKSLLESERLLKNILPEKIADRLKSQGFDKPEYFESVSVLFTDFKGFTDVAEFMSPDELVEQLDLCFAQFDAIMEMYGVEKLKTIGDAYMAAGGIPISNRTHAIDLVRAAMEIKQFMDMTKKLRIDQGLPYWELRLGIHTGPVVAGVIGNKKFAYDMWGDTVNTASRMESSGEVGKVNISRDTYDKVKDFFLCHYRGKVPAKNKGSIDMFFVERIHPDLSRDEEGLVPNDKFLSLYKSLAEGQS, from the coding sequence ATGAGTTCCAAAATCTTGTTTGCAGAAGATAGTACGATACAAGGTACCATTTTAAAAAAATTATTAACACAACGTGGATTTGAAATTCGTTGGGCTAGAAATGGGGAAGAAGGTTGGAATATATTGCAGTCTTTTGACCCTGCAATTATTATCTCCGATGTGGAGATGCCCATTTTGGATGGTTATGAGTTCTGCCAGAAAGTAAAAAAGGATTTAAATTTTCGGCATATACCAGTAGTGCTCTGTTCGAGCTTGTCTGATCCAGAAGATATCATGAGAGGTATTGAATGCGGTGCAAATGGCTATATAACAAAGCCGTACGATGAATCCTTTTTGATGTATCGTATTGAATCAATATTAAATAATAAGGGAATAGAATCGGAAGACCAAGAGCCCATAGATGTTCAATATGCTGGTAAAAATTTTACCATCAATGCATCCAAAATGCATTTAATGCAAGTTTTGTTATCAATCTATGAAAATACAGTAAAAAAGAATAAAGAACTTCAGGTTACACAAATTGAATTACAGAATAAGGCACAAGAGCTTGAAAAAAGTTTGTTGGAGTCGGAAAGACTTTTAAAAAATATTTTACCAGAAAAAATTGCAGATCGATTGAAGTCGCAGGGATTCGACAAACCAGAGTATTTCGAGAGTGTTTCTGTTCTATTTACTGATTTTAAGGGATTTACAGATGTTGCTGAGTTTATGAGTCCAGATGAGTTGGTAGAGCAATTGGATCTCTGTTTTGCTCAATTTGATGCCATAATGGAAATGTACGGTGTAGAGAAATTAAAAACAATTGGTGATGCCTATATGGCAGCGGGTGGCATTCCTATCTCAAACCGAACTCATGCCATCGATTTGGTTCGTGCGGCAATGGAAATCAAACAATTTATGGATATGACCAAAAAGCTAAGGATTGACCAGGGTTTGCCTTATTGGGAACTCAGGCTGGGAATCCATACTGGACCAGTTGTTGCAGGTGTGATCGGAAATAAAAAATTTGCTTATGATATGTGGGGAGATACTGTTAATACCGCTAGTCGAATGGAGTCTTCTGGTGAAGTAGGGAAGGTAAACATATCACGTGATACATATGATAAGGTAAAGGATTTCTTTCTTTGCCATTACCGTGGAAAAGTTCCTGCAAAGAATAAGGGATCAATCGATATGTTTTTTGTAGAAAGAATTCATCCAGACTTGTCGAGGGATGAAGAGGGATTAGTTCCAAATGATAAATTCTTAAGTCTTTATAAAAGTTTGGCGGAAGGGCAAAGTTAA
- a CDS encoding methyl-accepting chemotaxis protein, whose protein sequence is MAESNQQIKRGKSLKSSFLFFFSVLLVLLIFSESFITINSFINYLDQKKSLHTIQLTSELMLGTIELSLERSVSQAALHIQDPVNSEFRKLLDRQRDLGNPRIQYVIDHTDLPIVRDRLKDVMTRLDKIRTDIDRNLSLPLNQRDESIVNNIHVFFPQTIEDARSVSNLLKGNHTYLDKEIQALESLQSFAWEAREFGGRERTYLAIAVYNRKDFNAEILGRMETLDGHALYAKRMIDSLFSIYEYSDALSEDYKKMNSLYYSDYYRNKELLKNQIRRGEFKENFGTFFQSSSEALDSIVQLVRSSAKELVPVQERIVRNAMIQFITSLVITIIALGIGFFSIRYSTKTLINRITEASQVLKKLAAGDKSSDIQLHGLQAVEIADLMEAARTFRKNMLELEELISDQSSAVNQTTTTMVSLEKSSRRTAEEAQEGAKKSLVALNVAQDGEKMGEKMNLVQDQIERVVDQMAQKIEVLGEQTSDISTIVSLVGELANQTNMLALNAAVEAARAGEFGKGFSVVASEIRKLADESRNSAARIQSILSEIKSSSQDAIQLSRKGKQFVEEGSTIVSQTTSKFKDVSQTSRFVSETIETIALNLKEQSRAYGEITSAMNSLNEKTNRFIQNQDFEHNRK, encoded by the coding sequence ATGGCTGAATCGAATCAACAAATCAAACGTGGGAAAAGTTTAAAATCCTCTTTTTTGTTCTTTTTTTCTGTTTTGCTAGTCTTACTCATATTCAGTGAGTCCTTTATTACAATAAACTCATTCATCAACTATTTAGACCAAAAGAAATCACTACATACCATTCAGCTAACAAGCGAATTAATGCTTGGGACAATAGAGCTTTCATTGGAACGTAGTGTATCTCAAGCGGCTTTGCACATACAAGATCCAGTGAATTCGGAATTCCGGAAGCTATTAGATAGGCAAAGAGATCTCGGAAATCCGAGAATTCAATATGTAATTGATCATACGGACTTACCGATAGTCAGAGATCGTTTAAAAGACGTCATGACTCGTTTAGATAAGATTCGAACTGATATTGACCGAAATCTCTCTTTGCCTCTAAACCAAAGAGATGAATCCATTGTAAACAATATCCATGTCTTTTTCCCTCAAACGATTGAGGATGCTCGCTCCGTGAGTAATCTATTAAAAGGAAATCATACCTATCTAGATAAAGAAATACAAGCTTTAGAAAGCCTACAATCCTTTGCTTGGGAGGCAAGAGAATTTGGAGGTAGAGAAAGAACTTACTTAGCAATTGCAGTTTACAATCGTAAGGACTTCAATGCAGAAATCTTAGGTAGAATGGAAACTTTAGACGGACATGCTCTCTATGCAAAAAGGATGATAGATAGTTTATTTTCTATTTATGAGTATTCTGATGCCCTATCAGAAGATTATAAAAAAATGAATTCCCTTTATTATTCAGATTATTATCGAAATAAAGAATTATTGAAAAACCAAATCCGGAGAGGGGAATTCAAAGAAAATTTTGGTACTTTTTTTCAAAGTTCATCAGAGGCATTAGATTCTATTGTCCAATTGGTTAGATCGTCTGCTAAAGAGTTAGTTCCTGTCCAGGAAAGAATTGTTCGGAACGCTATGATACAGTTTATTACGAGTTTGGTGATCACCATCATTGCATTGGGAATCGGATTTTTTTCTATACGCTATTCTACAAAGACTTTGATCAATCGAATTACAGAAGCCTCACAAGTTCTAAAAAAATTAGCAGCTGGTGATAAGTCTAGCGATATTCAGCTTCATGGTTTACAAGCTGTCGAAATCGCTGATCTTATGGAAGCGGCGCGTACGTTCCGAAAGAATATGCTTGAATTAGAAGAATTGATCTCCGATCAATCTTCTGCTGTAAACCAAACAACTACTACAATGGTTTCTTTAGAAAAATCCTCCAGAAGAACCGCAGAGGAAGCACAAGAGGGTGCAAAAAAATCATTAGTAGCCCTAAATGTAGCCCAAGACGGTGAAAAAATGGGTGAGAAAATGAACCTAGTGCAAGACCAAATTGAACGTGTTGTTGACCAAATGGCCCAGAAAATTGAAGTATTAGGGGAACAAACGAGCGATATTTCGACTATTGTGAGTTTGGTGGGAGAATTGGCAAACCAAACAAATATGTTGGCCTTAAATGCGGCGGTGGAAGCGGCAAGGGCTGGTGAATTTGGGAAAGGATTTTCCGTCGTTGCATCTGAAATTCGGAAATTAGCTGATGAATCCAGAAACTCAGCCGCTAGAATCCAAAGTATTCTTTCAGAGATTAAATCTTCTTCTCAAGACGCCATCCAACTGAGCAGGAAGGGAAAGCAGTTTGTGGAAGAAGGCTCTACTATCGTAAGCCAAACCACTTCTAAATTTAAAGATGTATCCCAAACATCTCGTTTCGTTTCGGAAACAATCGAAACCATTGCCTTAAATTTAAAAGAACAATCAAGAGCTTATGGTGAAATTACCTCCGCTATGAATTCGTTAAATGAAAAAACAAATCGGTTTATTCAAAACCAAGACTTTGAACACAATCGTAAATAA
- a CDS encoding lactonase family protein, which produces MVLNLKISSYIRFAVLLCLFFFHYCRPAALSNPCDPNSSSLTNTLLLKATLGDRNLSCDFSNRNSPTYFISGTINGLLATGLVLQNNGGDDLRINYGANSFLFPTRTSLYNVTVKTQAKDFSCTVANGSGRALSDITNVTVSCQPKQAGYVIVSNVTSTNISVYSVNPNTGSLTEISGSPFTNALCAARGLAISPDSSYVYAACQGEDKIRVYSITKSSGMLVEIAGSPFNVPSGIPTRLSVDPTGKWLVLGTNNPSALIHMYAISANTGALTFLGSYATSAAQPYAVTFDATGKFVYAGIGLNGNVDGWTLNTTTGALSSVGSPAPGGSNAIDITTDPAGRYLFAANYSGPGRIFVYTINPTTGVLAQISGLGPGFSTINDSPDSIFVDPKSRFVYSGNQTPANLAGFTLDISTGTLTTMAGSTFSGYSGALAMDPSGTYLYSGTGGFVRAFTVNPTTGVPSLVGTFAAGTDQTSIVIASY; this is translated from the coding sequence GTGGTACTAAACCTTAAAATCTCTAGCTATATACGATTTGCGGTTTTGCTATGTTTATTTTTTTTCCATTATTGCCGACCTGCAGCTCTTTCCAATCCTTGTGATCCAAACAGTAGTTCCCTCACCAATACACTCCTCTTGAAAGCTACCTTAGGAGATCGTAATTTGAGCTGTGATTTTTCCAATAGAAATAGCCCTACCTATTTTATTTCAGGAACCATAAACGGGTTATTGGCAACAGGACTAGTCCTACAAAATAATGGTGGAGATGACTTGAGGATAAACTATGGAGCCAATAGCTTTCTTTTTCCAACAAGAACCTCCCTATACAATGTAACTGTCAAAACCCAAGCCAAAGACTTTAGCTGTACTGTCGCCAATGGTTCTGGTAGGGCGCTTTCGGACATAACAAACGTTACTGTTTCTTGTCAACCAAAACAAGCAGGCTATGTGATCGTTTCGAATGTCACCTCCACAAATATTTCGGTCTATTCTGTAAACCCTAATACGGGTTCACTCACCGAGATTTCTGGCTCACCGTTTACCAATGCTTTATGCGCAGCAAGAGGTTTGGCAATATCACCTGATTCTAGTTATGTGTATGCGGCATGCCAGGGAGAGGATAAAATACGTGTCTATTCCATCACAAAGAGTAGCGGCATGCTTGTTGAAATAGCAGGTTCTCCTTTTAATGTTCCTTCCGGTATCCCAACAAGGCTTTCTGTAGATCCAACAGGCAAATGGTTAGTCCTTGGCACGAACAACCCTTCTGCGCTTATACATATGTATGCTATCTCTGCAAATACCGGAGCACTTACCTTCCTTGGAAGCTACGCTACGTCCGCAGCTCAGCCCTACGCAGTAACATTTGACGCCACTGGAAAATTTGTCTACGCAGGGATTGGTCTGAACGGTAATGTTGACGGCTGGACTTTAAATACGACGACTGGTGCTCTTAGCTCGGTAGGATCGCCTGCTCCCGGAGGAAGCAATGCCATCGATATCACAACAGACCCTGCAGGTCGTTATCTTTTTGCTGCTAATTATTCTGGCCCAGGCCGCATATTTGTTTATACAATCAATCCTACCACGGGAGTACTTGCGCAAATCTCAGGACTGGGACCAGGTTTTAGCACAATTAATGACTCACCGGATTCTATTTTTGTCGATCCCAAAAGTCGCTTCGTGTATTCAGGGAACCAAACACCTGCTAATCTAGCTGGATTCACTTTGGACATCTCCACAGGAACCTTAACTACAATGGCAGGTTCTACTTTTTCTGGATATTCTGGTGCCTTGGCCATGGACCCATCCGGTACCTATTTGTATTCCGGAACAGGAGGATTTGTGCGAGCCTTCACCGTGAATCCTACAACTGGAGTTCCATCCTTGGTCGGCACATTTGCTGCAGGCACTGACCAAACAAGCATCGTCATCGCTTCCTACTAA
- a CDS encoding thiol-disulfide oxidoreductase DCC family protein, with amino-acid sequence MEEFLLLQCFLFVGFILAPIATNQFLLQNNRSYSDAHKISICFLFIGHYFSVQYLALVWPLFCGYGFYLYCRTPVLNKFSAEWLVLALPFLFSFLSASWYVADALGLKLLGYDQRWSYYASLHSIYLGWIFLICIGYLSNFKSKFLYQFYSLFAILCFLLVALGMEGIPLMKPIAVFGLTLSLPLLFLLISIQLKGRGRKSLLFSSISFVAICTSMALVISHEFFPGFPNIAFGISLMGLTLGLLNALIAITCLYLSIHFVNLTSPSTKQQTANIVLFDDICILCSTTVQLLLKLDKDKVLRYASLDGKLGLSLQKLGQIVGKESVVFASNGKYYTKAQAVIQILYSLQGIYRIISIILSIFPFFIMDFVYSLIAKYRYRLFGKRESCFLPGENVKELFLD; translated from the coding sequence GTGGAAGAGTTCCTCCTATTACAATGTTTCCTTTTTGTGGGATTTATTCTAGCGCCCATTGCCACTAATCAGTTTTTACTTCAGAACAATAGATCCTATTCGGACGCACATAAGATTAGCATTTGTTTCTTGTTTATCGGACATTATTTCTCGGTCCAGTACCTAGCTTTGGTATGGCCGCTCTTTTGTGGATATGGTTTTTATCTATATTGTAGAACTCCTGTTCTTAATAAATTTTCGGCAGAATGGCTCGTTTTGGCTCTCCCATTTCTCTTTAGTTTCCTTTCTGCCAGCTGGTATGTAGCTGACGCACTTGGATTAAAGCTTCTTGGCTATGACCAAAGATGGAGTTATTATGCCTCTCTCCATAGTATCTATCTAGGGTGGATCTTTCTTATTTGTATAGGATATCTATCCAATTTTAAATCAAAATTTCTGTATCAATTCTATAGTCTTTTTGCTATTCTTTGCTTTCTTTTGGTAGCATTGGGTATGGAAGGTATACCTTTGATGAAACCAATTGCTGTATTCGGCCTTACGCTTTCTCTCCCTCTTCTCTTCCTTCTAATAAGCATTCAGCTTAAAGGTCGGGGCAGAAAGAGTCTCTTGTTTTCAAGTATAAGTTTTGTTGCAATCTGTACTTCGATGGCCTTAGTCATTAGCCATGAATTTTTCCCGGGATTTCCAAACATTGCCTTTGGAATCAGCCTGATGGGTCTAACACTTGGGCTTCTCAATGCCCTTATCGCCATAACATGTTTGTATCTATCGATACATTTCGTAAACCTCACATCTCCTTCCACAAAACAGCAAACGGCCAATATTGTATTGTTCGATGATATTTGCATTCTTTGTAGCACTACAGTTCAATTGCTTCTCAAGTTGGACAAAGATAAAGTCCTTCGCTATGCCTCTTTAGACGGAAAGCTAGGCTTAAGCTTACAGAAATTGGGACAAATTGTTGGGAAAGAAAGTGTTGTGTTTGCAAGTAATGGCAAATACTACACTAAAGCCCAAGCAGTCATCCAAATCTTGTATAGCTTGCAAGGTATTTATCGTATAATCAGTATCATACTATCGATATTTCCTTTTTTTATTATGGATTTTGTATATAGTCTGATAGCCAAATATCGCTACCGCCTCTTTGGAAAACGAGAGTCTTGCTTTTTGCCTGGAGAGAATGTTAAAGAATTGTTTTTGGATTAG
- a CDS encoding MarR family transcriptional regulator, with the protein MKNKKNWVNLSMLIDEVNRLFYRMQFVEERTQAFENLDSAERSVLFFLASEEASIPELAFMRNVSRQRMHQIIIKLQKKKLIEANYNPKHSTSSKFKLSLIGKKILLRMLQRERKLYKNLIPSTDDRFIVIARKLKEIREVFERVPF; encoded by the coding sequence ATGAAAAATAAAAAGAATTGGGTAAACCTATCAATGTTAATAGATGAAGTCAATCGCTTGTTTTATCGAATGCAATTTGTGGAGGAGCGGACCCAAGCCTTTGAGAATTTAGATTCTGCGGAAAGGAGTGTCTTATTTTTTCTTGCTTCCGAAGAGGCAAGCATTCCAGAATTGGCATTTATGAGGAATGTTTCCAGACAGAGAATGCACCAAATCATCATCAAACTTCAGAAAAAGAAACTCATCGAAGCAAACTACAACCCAAAGCACTCGACTTCTTCCAAATTCAAACTTTCACTTATCGGTAAAAAAATTCTTTTACGGATGCTGCAAAGAGAGAGAAAATTATATAAAAATCTTATTCCTTCAACTGATGATCGGTTTATTGTAATCGCAAGAAAATTAAAAGAAATCCGAGAAGTCTTCGAAAGGGTCCCATTTTAG
- a CDS encoding tetratricopeptide repeat protein: MNLEIQFEKIEVYFKQKNFSKAEKELSAMLSQNPREALIFIYFAQLYNLKKEYPKGHVAIDNALAISPNDPYAFNIKSILYYNQQKYSEAEKYIKKAIELVPEFASYHGHLAEIKIQRKQFNDALEIANLALSIDPEDTLALNARSQALVKLNRNPEAFKTIEGALRNDPNDPYTHANYGWGLLEAGDYKKAQMHFKEALTQDPNFEYAKEGLSESLKATYFIYRIFLKYSFFISNQTAKFQWMYFLGFFLLVRSLKTIAKLNENLQFFIYPILVVLGIFAFSTWLIPPIANLILRLHPLGLHLLNPKEKWSANFVAVSLFLFFSGILLCLFFQEYHFASLSIIGFCLIAPLGNMFQSTKYPKVLPIYACILLILGMSAISLSLVERELFNVFTMVFVFLFIGFTWLYNFLVIGQNEGS, encoded by the coding sequence ATGAATTTAGAAATTCAATTTGAAAAAATAGAAGTTTACTTTAAACAAAAAAACTTCTCCAAGGCCGAGAAAGAACTTTCTGCTATGCTCTCACAAAATCCCCGAGAGGCATTGATTTTTATTTACTTTGCTCAGTTATACAATCTAAAAAAAGAGTATCCCAAAGGACATGTCGCAATTGACAATGCTCTGGCCATTTCACCAAACGACCCATATGCGTTCAATATCAAATCTATCTTATATTATAACCAGCAAAAGTATTCAGAAGCCGAGAAATACATCAAAAAAGCTATTGAACTTGTCCCTGAGTTTGCTTCCTATCATGGACATCTTGCTGAAATCAAAATTCAGAGAAAACAATTCAATGATGCTCTAGAAATTGCAAATCTTGCTTTATCGATCGATCCAGAAGATACTTTAGCGTTAAATGCACGCAGCCAAGCACTCGTTAAACTAAACCGAAATCCTGAAGCCTTCAAAACTATCGAGGGAGCTCTCCGCAACGATCCGAATGATCCCTATACACACGCAAATTATGGATGGGGATTATTGGAAGCGGGTGATTACAAAAAGGCTCAGATGCACTTCAAAGAAGCTCTCACTCAAGATCCCAATTTCGAATATGCGAAAGAAGGTTTGTCGGAATCATTAAAAGCTACCTACTTTATTTATCGAATCTTCCTGAAATATAGCTTTTTTATCTCAAACCAAACAGCAAAATTCCAATGGATGTATTTTTTGGGATTCTTTCTTTTAGTACGTTCCTTAAAAACCATCGCAAAGCTGAATGAAAACTTACAATTTTTTATCTATCCTATCCTTGTTGTTTTAGGTATTTTTGCATTTTCAACTTGGCTGATTCCACCGATCGCCAATCTCATCCTTCGATTGCATCCGCTTGGCCTACACCTACTGAATCCAAAAGAGAAATGGAGTGCAAATTTTGTGGCTGTTAGTTTATTCCTTTTTTTCTCTGGGATACTCCTTTGCCTTTTTTTCCAAGAGTATCATTTTGCTTCTCTCTCTATCATTGGCTTTTGCCTGATCGCACCTCTCGGAAATATGTTCCAATCTACAAAATACCCCAAAGTACTTCCGATTTACGCCTGTATACTGCTCATCCTAGGTATGAGTGCCATAAGTTTAAGCCTTGTGGAACGAGAACTGTTCAATGTTTTTACGATGGTATTTGTATTTCTATTTATTGGATTTACTTGGCTCTATAATTTTCTGGTCATTGGCCAAAATGAAGGTTCGTAA
- a CDS encoding ATP-binding protein — protein MNPETIESLREALKYSPENVPLRMLLAENLLALDRFTEAESEFLQLLKFTDDSKVKLGLANVYFQKSNYSACCVILEDEIQKQNQNASLHGLYAKALLKENQITKAMDAYKKAQSIDPSYVDAEMEERFKSRIAFTDSEDADESYGDDGYGEDFDPRFIEKPKTNFSDIGGMENVKKEIDLKIIKPLLHPELYQAYRKKIGGGILLYGPPGCGKTYIAKATAGQVNAKFINVSLNEILDMWIGNSEKNLNSIFELAREHSPCVVFIDEIDALGASRSDMKQSSSRHLINQFLQELDGVNTSNDGVLIIGATNAPWNLDAAFRRPGRFDRIIFVSPPDEISRESIFKLKLAGKPVGSMDFQTLAKKTENYSGADIDALIDIAVEEKLEKSFADGVPSPLETKDLLNALKKHKATTTEWFQTAKNYALFANESGLYDEILKYLKIKK, from the coding sequence ATGAATCCAGAAACAATCGAGAGCCTTCGCGAGGCTCTGAAATACTCTCCCGAAAATGTTCCCCTTAGGATGCTTTTGGCAGAAAACTTACTGGCTTTGGATCGATTTACGGAAGCAGAATCAGAATTTCTTCAATTGCTGAAATTTACGGATGACTCAAAAGTCAAACTAGGCCTTGCAAACGTATACTTCCAAAAATCAAATTATTCAGCCTGCTGTGTGATTCTGGAAGATGAAATCCAAAAACAAAATCAAAACGCAAGCCTTCATGGCCTATATGCTAAAGCATTACTAAAAGAGAACCAAATCACAAAAGCAATGGATGCCTACAAAAAAGCACAGTCCATTGATCCCAGTTATGTGGATGCAGAGATGGAAGAACGCTTCAAATCAAGAATAGCTTTTACAGATTCTGAGGATGCGGACGAAAGTTACGGTGATGATGGTTACGGTGAGGACTTTGACCCTCGATTTATTGAAAAACCCAAAACAAACTTTTCAGATATCGGAGGCATGGAAAATGTCAAAAAAGAAATTGATCTCAAAATCATAAAACCACTCCTCCATCCCGAACTCTACCAAGCCTATAGAAAAAAAATCGGCGGTGGAATTTTATTGTACGGTCCTCCAGGCTGTGGCAAAACCTATATCGCAAAGGCTACTGCAGGCCAAGTGAATGCGAAGTTTATCAATGTCAGCCTCAATGAAATCTTAGACATGTGGATAGGAAATAGCGAAAAAAATCTCAATTCCATATTCGAACTTGCAAGAGAACACTCCCCTTGCGTAGTCTTTATCGATGAAATCGATGCACTCGGGGCAAGTCGTTCTGATATGAAACAATCTAGTTCCCGTCACCTGATTAACCAATTCTTACAGGAATTAGACGGTGTAAATACTTCAAATGATGGAGTGCTCATCATTGGTGCGACCAATGCACCCTGGAATTTAGATGCCGCTTTCCGAAGGCCAGGTAGATTTGATAGGATCATCTTTGTATCTCCTCCGGATGAAATCTCGAGAGAATCCATTTTTAAGTTGAAATTGGCTGGAAAGCCAGTCGGTTCCATGGACTTCCAAACCTTAGCAAAGAAAACAGAAAATTATTCTGGTGCCGATATCGATGCACTCATTGACATTGCCGTAGAAGAAAAACTAGAAAAATCTTTTGCTGATGGAGTCCCCAGTCCATTGGAAACAAAAGATTTGCTGAATGCCTTAAAAAAGCACAAGGCTACAACGACCGAATGGTTCCAAACGGCAAAGAATTATGCTTTGTTTGCAAATGAATCAGGGCTCTACGATGAAATCCTAAAATATCTAAAAATCAAAAAATGA